A single Curtobacterium sp. MCSS17_015 DNA region contains:
- a CDS encoding NUDIX domain-containing protein yields the protein MTGSAGPGLPAGGPVLDVSALLLVRDRRVLMVRARGRDVLYLPGGKVEPGESAVDAAVREAFEETGLRLGAADVDEFATVTEPAHGQAPGTVVAMTLFLARPGGALDTATPVPSAEVDEVEWVTSADAGRCPPAGVETLRLLTQADLVD from the coding sequence CTGACCGGCTCGGCCGGTCCGGGCCTCCCGGCCGGCGGTCCCGTCCTGGACGTCAGCGCACTCCTGCTCGTCCGCGACCGACGTGTGCTCATGGTCCGGGCCCGAGGGCGCGACGTGCTCTACCTGCCGGGCGGCAAGGTCGAGCCCGGGGAGAGCGCCGTCGACGCGGCCGTCCGCGAGGCGTTCGAGGAGACCGGGCTGCGCCTCGGCGCAGCCGACGTCGACGAGTTCGCCACCGTGACCGAGCCGGCCCACGGGCAGGCGCCGGGCACGGTCGTCGCGATGACCCTGTTCCTGGCCCGGCCGGGAGGCGCGCTCGACACGGCCACGCCCGTCCCCTCGGCCGAGGTCGACGAGGTGGAGTGGGTCACCTCCGCCGACGCCGGGCGCTGCCCGCCGGCCGGGGTGGAGACGCTCCGCCTGCTGACGCAGGCCGACCTCGTCGATTGA
- a CDS encoding glutamyl-tRNA reductase encodes MLICLTASHRNASFDLLERLSIGAPAAASRLVTDSDVLDGAVVLATCNRFEAYLDIAGDDDAAVRATVEAVSAASELQADEVLDSVQVLGGGDVVQHLFAVSSGLESVVVGETEISGQVRRALEDARRNGTTTSDLERLFQEAAHTSRGVKTRTRIGAAGRSLVRLGLELASSRITDWAGTRVLLVGTGSYAATTIAALRDRGAEHIQVFSPSGRAPWFAAKHDLVAATDLRTAIGTSDVVITCTSSEVPVVEACDLDDGARRIVIDLGLPRNVHPDAADVDGVELLDLETISIHAPIAELNAETEARAIVDDAVSRFRAQALEQSTTPALVALRKHVFDILDDEIDRVKRRGDTTPESAEQTERALRHLVGVLLHRPSVRARELGRAGRGDDFTGALDALFGVRPEPAADVPSAVVPLAERAARVRDDEADAS; translated from the coding sequence GTGCTCATCTGTCTCACGGCGTCGCATCGCAACGCCAGCTTCGACCTCCTGGAGCGTCTGAGCATCGGAGCACCCGCGGCCGCCAGCCGCCTCGTCACGGACTCGGACGTCCTCGACGGCGCCGTGGTCCTCGCCACGTGCAACCGGTTCGAGGCCTACCTCGACATCGCCGGTGATGACGACGCCGCCGTCCGTGCCACGGTGGAGGCCGTCTCGGCAGCGAGCGAACTGCAGGCGGACGAGGTCCTCGACTCCGTGCAGGTCCTGGGTGGCGGGGACGTCGTGCAGCACCTCTTCGCCGTGTCGAGCGGGCTCGAGTCCGTCGTCGTCGGCGAGACCGAGATCTCCGGGCAGGTCCGGCGGGCGCTCGAGGACGCCCGCCGCAACGGCACCACCACCTCGGACCTCGAGCGGCTCTTCCAGGAGGCCGCGCACACCTCACGCGGCGTCAAGACCCGCACCCGCATCGGTGCCGCCGGGCGGTCGCTCGTCCGCCTCGGACTCGAGCTCGCGTCCTCGCGCATCACCGACTGGGCCGGCACGCGCGTGCTGCTCGTCGGCACCGGCAGCTACGCCGCCACCACCATCGCCGCCCTGCGTGACCGCGGAGCCGAGCACATCCAGGTCTTCTCACCGTCCGGCCGGGCGCCGTGGTTCGCCGCGAAGCACGACCTCGTCGCCGCCACCGACCTGCGCACCGCGATCGGCACGAGCGACGTCGTCATCACCTGCACGTCGAGCGAGGTGCCCGTCGTGGAGGCATGCGACCTCGACGACGGTGCCCGCCGCATCGTGATCGACCTCGGCCTCCCCCGCAACGTGCATCCCGACGCCGCCGACGTCGACGGCGTCGAACTGCTCGACCTCGAGACGATCAGCATCCACGCCCCGATCGCCGAACTGAACGCCGAGACCGAAGCGCGCGCCATCGTCGACGACGCCGTCTCCCGCTTCCGCGCACAGGCCCTCGAGCAGTCGACGACCCCCGCGCTCGTCGCCCTCCGCAAGCACGTGTTCGACATCCTCGACGACGAGATCGACCGCGTGAAGCGTCGCGGCGACACCACCCCGGAGTCCGCCGAGCAGACCGAACGTGCACTCCGACACCTCGTCGGCGTGCTCCTGCACCGGCCCTCCGTGCGCGCCCGCGAGCTCGGTCGTGCCGGACGCGGCGACGACTTCACCGGGGCCCTGGACGCCCTCTTCGGGGTCCGCCCCGAGCCCGCCGCGGACGTGCCGTCCGCCGTCGTGCCCCTGGCCGAACGGGCCGCGCGCGTGCGCGACGACGAGGCGGACGCGAGCTGA
- the hemE gene encoding uroporphyrinogen decarboxylase — translation MTDALPTTHPLADGRTAGSRLVRALRGDRPETLPVWFMRQAGRSLPEYRELRVGTAMLDACLDPALASEITLQPVRRHGVDAGIFFSDIVVPIKLAGVDVEIVPGRGPVLASPVRSAADVDALRSLEPEALAPITEAVARTVAELGSTPLIGFAGAPFTLAAYLVEGGPSKDHIRARTLMHAEPETWSRLLDWAADVSGAFLRAQVLAGASAAQLFDSWVGSLSRADYVSRVAPHSARALSHVTDLGVPRIHFGVGSGEVLADMAAVGGHDGGRDGAVDAVGVDWRLPLDEAVQRVGGDVTLQGNIDPAMLSAPWDVLEVHVRDVVRRGGAARAHVVNLGHGVPPETDPTVLTRVVELVHSLGDGTQADQTRTDPGGSAAA, via the coding sequence GTGACCGACGCGCTCCCGACCACCCATCCGCTCGCCGACGGCCGCACCGCGGGCTCCAGGCTCGTCCGCGCCCTCCGCGGGGACCGGCCGGAGACGCTGCCGGTGTGGTTCATGCGGCAGGCCGGACGGTCGTTGCCGGAGTACCGGGAGCTCCGCGTCGGGACGGCGATGCTCGACGCGTGCCTCGACCCGGCCCTGGCGTCGGAGATCACCCTGCAGCCGGTCCGTCGGCACGGGGTCGACGCCGGCATCTTCTTCAGCGACATCGTCGTGCCGATCAAGCTCGCGGGTGTGGACGTCGAGATCGTCCCCGGTCGCGGTCCGGTCCTCGCGTCGCCGGTGCGGTCGGCGGCGGACGTCGACGCCCTGCGCTCCCTCGAGCCGGAGGCCCTCGCCCCGATCACCGAGGCCGTCGCGCGGACGGTCGCGGAGCTCGGCAGCACGCCCCTGATCGGCTTCGCGGGTGCGCCGTTCACCCTCGCCGCGTACCTGGTCGAGGGCGGCCCGTCGAAGGACCACATCCGTGCCCGGACGTTGATGCACGCCGAGCCGGAGACGTGGTCGCGCCTGCTCGACTGGGCCGCCGACGTGTCGGGGGCGTTCCTCCGTGCGCAGGTGCTCGCGGGTGCCTCGGCCGCGCAGCTGTTCGACTCGTGGGTGGGATCGCTGTCGCGTGCGGACTACGTGTCCCGGGTCGCCCCGCACTCGGCACGGGCACTGTCCCACGTGACCGACCTCGGCGTCCCCCGGATCCACTTCGGTGTCGGCAGCGGCGAGGTGCTCGCTGACATGGCCGCGGTCGGCGGCCACGACGGCGGTCGGGACGGCGCCGTCGACGCGGTCGGTGTGGACTGGCGTCTGCCCCTGGACGAGGCCGTGCAGCGCGTCGGCGGCGACGTGACGCTGCAGGGCAACATCGACCCCGCGATGCTCTCGGCCCCGTGGGACGTCCTCGAGGTCCACGTCCGCGACGTCGTCCGTCGCGGTGGAGCCGCCCGGGCGCACGTCGTCAACCTCGGGCACGGGGTGCCGCCGGAGACCGACCCGACCGTGCTCACCCGCGTGGTCGAGCTCGTGCACTCGCTCGGCGACGGGACGCAGGCCGACCAGACCCGGACCGACCCGGGCGGGAGCGCCGCGGCATGA
- a CDS encoding FAD-dependent oxidoreductase: MTDVVVVGGGVAGLVAARDLAKGGAHVVLLEASGVLGGMIRRHTVAGLDLDMAADSFATRTDAVSSLAVELGLGNDIVSPDPRGAWLMTRDGRTAPIPSTGLLGIPGTPMAADVIAVVGGAGALRAQMDALLPSPIGARASSLGAMVRSRMGATVLDDLVVPVVAGVHSTHPDDLDPDRVAPGLRAALQREGSLARAVLALRKRAVAGSAVQGLRGGIARLVDELVADLDTYRVDVRLHTRATRVERAAVETASADGRTERLTADHVFATVADPARTAAPRRSGIELVTLVVDRPELDDAPRGTGMLVHPAATGVAAKALTHATVKWPWLAERAAGRHVLRLSYALPPAGSGSTTGAADATDADDVATSLPVDPAGPVSARATTDATALLGLPVGPEHVVGAARVRWHGPDAEAAGLADGVVGIGEASSGRGLSGIVTAARAAAGRILDS; this comes from the coding sequence ATGACCGACGTCGTCGTGGTCGGCGGCGGCGTCGCCGGGCTGGTCGCCGCGCGTGACCTCGCGAAGGGCGGCGCGCACGTCGTGCTCCTCGAGGCCTCCGGCGTGCTCGGCGGGATGATCCGTCGGCACACGGTCGCGGGCCTCGACCTCGACATGGCGGCGGACTCGTTCGCGACCCGGACGGACGCCGTGTCCTCGCTCGCCGTCGAGCTCGGCCTCGGCAACGACATCGTCTCGCCGGACCCACGGGGAGCGTGGTTGATGACCCGTGATGGCCGGACCGCCCCGATCCCCTCGACCGGCCTGCTCGGGATCCCGGGGACCCCGATGGCGGCGGACGTCATCGCGGTGGTCGGCGGCGCGGGCGCCCTCCGCGCGCAGATGGACGCGCTGCTGCCCTCGCCGATCGGGGCGCGGGCGAGCTCGCTCGGCGCGATGGTCCGGAGTCGGATGGGCGCGACGGTCCTCGACGACCTCGTGGTGCCGGTGGTCGCGGGCGTGCACTCGACGCATCCGGACGACCTCGACCCCGACCGTGTGGCGCCCGGGCTGCGTGCCGCCCTGCAGCGTGAGGGGTCGCTCGCCCGCGCGGTGCTCGCCCTCCGCAAGCGTGCCGTGGCCGGGTCCGCCGTGCAGGGTCTCCGCGGCGGGATCGCCCGGTTGGTGGACGAACTCGTCGCCGACCTCGACACCTACCGGGTCGACGTCCGGCTGCACACCCGTGCCACCCGGGTCGAGCGGGCCGCGGTGGAGACGGCCTCGGCGGACGGCCGGACCGAGCGCCTGACCGCGGACCACGTGTTCGCGACCGTCGCCGACCCGGCCCGGACGGCGGCCCCGCGGCGGTCCGGCATCGAACTCGTCACCCTGGTCGTGGACCGGCCCGAACTCGACGACGCCCCGCGCGGCACCGGGATGCTCGTCCACCCCGCCGCGACGGGCGTGGCCGCCAAGGCGCTCACGCACGCGACGGTGAAGTGGCCGTGGCTAGCGGAACGTGCGGCCGGGAGGCACGTGCTGCGACTCAGCTACGCCCTGCCCCCGGCGGGCTCGGGGTCGACGACCGGCGCTGCCGACGCGACGGACGCGGACGATGTGGCCACGAGCCTCCCGGTCGACCCGGCCGGTCCGGTGAGCGCGCGGGCGACGACGGACGCGACCGCGTTGCTCGGGCTGCCCGTCGGGCCCGAGCACGTCGTCGGAGCCGCGCGTGTCCGCTGGCACGGACCGGACGCCGAGGCCGCCGGACTGGCGGACGGTGTGGTCGGGATCGGCGAGGCGTCCTCCGGCCGGGGGTTGTCCGGCATCGTGACCGCGGCCCGTGCCGCCGCTGGACGCATCCTGGATTCCTGA
- a CDS encoding phage holin family protein, producing the protein MTDTRDRKSRSLFGLVKDVPDLVKDLVQGEIALLKAEMIGKAKVFAVAAGILVAALVIVLYAIGVLLTAAVMGLATVMPAWLAALLLAVLMLIVAAVLGLIGWKRLKKGLPVTPKRTIASVKNDVNAVKGLGRKPTPETQRASRKPDVDGRF; encoded by the coding sequence ATGACCGACACACGCGACCGGAAGTCGCGGTCGCTGTTCGGCCTCGTGAAGGACGTCCCCGACCTCGTCAAGGACCTGGTGCAGGGGGAGATCGCCCTCCTCAAGGCCGAGATGATCGGCAAGGCGAAGGTCTTCGCGGTCGCCGCCGGCATCCTCGTCGCCGCGCTCGTCATCGTCCTCTACGCGATCGGCGTGCTCCTCACCGCAGCGGTGATGGGACTCGCGACCGTGATGCCGGCGTGGCTGGCGGCGCTGCTCCTCGCGGTGCTGATGCTCATCGTCGCCGCGGTTCTCGGGCTCATCGGCTGGAAGCGGCTCAAGAAGGGCCTGCCGGTCACGCCGAAGCGCACGATCGCCAGCGTCAAGAACGACGTCAACGCGGTGAAGGGCCTCGGCCGCAAGCCGACCCCGGAGACGCAGCGCGCCTCGCGCAAGCCGGACGTCGACGGCCGGTTCTGA
- a CDS encoding DUF3618 domain-containing protein: MTDPQDEHGAIADRVAATRAQLFDTLDAIEDKLNVPKQLGFAASKVKRGLDENPVPYLAGLAAGVAVVGGIVVAALRRR, encoded by the coding sequence GTGACCGACCCCCAGGACGAGCACGGCGCGATCGCCGACCGTGTCGCCGCCACCCGTGCCCAGCTGTTCGACACGCTCGACGCCATCGAGGACAAGCTCAACGTCCCGAAGCAGCTCGGCTTCGCGGCGTCGAAGGTCAAGCGCGGCCTCGACGAGAACCCGGTGCCGTACCTGGCCGGGCTCGCAGCGGGAGTGGCAGTGGTCGGGGGTATCGTCGTAGCGGCGCTCCGACGGCGGTGA
- the hemQ gene encoding hydrogen peroxide-dependent heme synthase encodes MSTDVPTPATTAAHETDPASGIDPNLLTAYALWAVFRRPVGAVERGGDDSVAELDAVVAAGAERGVTIRGFYDVSGFRADADVMIWLHGDDAQAIQAVLREIRRTALFQDAEPVWHAMAMHREAEFNKRHTPAFLRGKDPEAWITVYPFVRSYEWYLLPEEERSGMLRDHGIAGAKYRRVLTNTIASFALGDYEWILPLESPDLVDLVDLMRDLRYTEARMHVREEVPFYTGRRVTTAELPEVLS; translated from the coding sequence ATGAGCACTGACGTGCCCACCCCAGCAACCACCGCAGCGCACGAGACGGACCCGGCCTCCGGGATCGACCCGAACCTGCTCACCGCCTACGCCCTCTGGGCGGTCTTCCGCCGTCCCGTCGGCGCCGTGGAGCGCGGTGGTGACGACTCGGTCGCCGAGCTCGACGCCGTCGTGGCTGCCGGTGCCGAGCGCGGGGTCACCATCCGCGGCTTCTACGACGTCTCCGGCTTCCGGGCCGATGCGGACGTCATGATCTGGCTGCACGGTGACGACGCGCAAGCGATCCAGGCGGTCCTCCGCGAGATCCGCCGCACGGCCCTGTTCCAGGACGCCGAGCCGGTCTGGCACGCGATGGCCATGCACCGCGAAGCCGAGTTCAACAAGCGGCACACGCCGGCGTTCCTCCGTGGCAAGGACCCGGAAGCCTGGATCACGGTGTACCCCTTCGTGCGCTCCTACGAGTGGTACCTGCTGCCGGAAGAGGAGCGCTCGGGGATGCTCCGCGACCACGGCATCGCCGGCGCGAAGTACCGCCGCGTCCTGACGAACACCATCGCCTCCTTCGCGCTCGGCGACTACGAGTGGATCCTGCCCCTCGAGAGCCCGGACCTGGTCGACCTGGTCGACCTCATGCGCGACCTCCGTTACACCGAGGCCCGCATGCACGTCCGCGAAGAAGTGCCCTTCTACACGGGTCGTCGCGTGACGACCGCCGAACTCCCGGAGGTGCTGTCATGA
- a CDS encoding ferrochelatase, with product MTDTSMITNGQVLAATPAAASGPEHVETPTAYDAILLAGFGGPEGQDDVIPFLRNVTRGRGIPDERLEEVAHHYRHFGGVSPINAQNRALKAALEGELTSRGIDMPVLWGNRNWEPYLEEAFTEAADKGYNKLIAIATSAYSSFSSCRQYREDYARVLNETGLIDTIQIDKIRQFFDHPGFVRPFIDGVRDGMARAIAENDGLDVATELQVLFSTHSIPSTDAARSGPDYRGFDEHGAYEAQHLAVGEVVLDQAWAELLEQPEHAHLQGTSKPAWKLVYQSRSGPPSQPWLEPDINDYMNEDLKGGPTRAVLIVPLGFVSDHMEVMWDLDEEATETAGELGFWSLRTQTPGVDPAYVSGLVDLVLERVNGTPKVERPHMTDIGPWYDVCRPGCCENVRAGFKPAAAGVAP from the coding sequence ATGACCGACACCAGCATGATCACGAACGGCCAGGTCCTCGCCGCCACCCCGGCGGCCGCGTCCGGCCCGGAGCACGTCGAGACCCCGACCGCGTACGACGCGATCCTGCTCGCCGGCTTCGGCGGGCCCGAGGGCCAGGACGACGTCATCCCGTTCCTCCGCAACGTCACCCGTGGCCGCGGGATCCCGGACGAGCGTCTCGAAGAAGTCGCGCACCACTACCGCCACTTCGGCGGGGTCAGCCCGATCAACGCCCAGAACCGTGCGCTCAAGGCCGCGCTCGAGGGTGAGCTCACCTCTCGGGGCATCGACATGCCCGTCCTCTGGGGCAACCGCAACTGGGAGCCCTACCTGGAAGAGGCGTTCACCGAGGCGGCCGACAAGGGCTACAACAAGCTCATCGCGATCGCCACGAGCGCGTACTCGTCGTTCTCCAGCTGCCGCCAGTACCGCGAGGACTACGCCCGCGTGCTGAACGAGACCGGCCTGATCGACACGATCCAGATCGACAAGATCCGGCAGTTCTTCGACCACCCCGGCTTCGTCCGACCGTTCATCGACGGGGTCCGCGACGGCATGGCCCGCGCGATCGCCGAGAACGACGGCCTCGACGTCGCGACCGAGCTGCAGGTGCTGTTCTCCACGCACTCGATCCCGTCGACCGACGCCGCCCGGTCCGGCCCCGACTACCGCGGCTTCGACGAGCACGGGGCGTACGAGGCGCAGCACCTCGCCGTCGGCGAGGTCGTCCTCGACCAGGCCTGGGCGGAGCTGCTCGAGCAGCCCGAGCACGCGCACCTGCAGGGTACGTCGAAGCCCGCCTGGAAGCTCGTCTACCAGTCCCGCTCCGGCCCCCCGTCGCAGCCGTGGCTCGAGCCCGACATCAACGACTACATGAACGAGGACCTCAAGGGCGGACCGACCCGCGCCGTCCTCATCGTGCCGCTCGGCTTCGTGAGCGACCACATGGAGGTCATGTGGGACCTCGACGAGGAAGCCACCGAGACCGCCGGTGAGCTCGGCTTCTGGTCGCTCCGCACGCAGACGCCCGGCGTCGACCCGGCCTACGTGTCCGGGCTCGTCGACCTGGTGCTCGAGCGCGTCAACGGCACGCCGAAGGTCGAGCGCCCGCACATGACCGACATCGGCCCCTGGTACGACGTGTGCCGTCCGGGGTGCTGCGAGAACGTGCGAGCGGGGTTCAAGCCCGCCGCCGCCGGCGTCGCCCCGTGA
- the hemC gene encoding hydroxymethylbilane synthase, translated as MTDGPTPIRLGTRASRLAVAQSQDIADRLAKASGRPVELVTVTSEGDTNRASLASLGGTGVFASALREALVANEVDVLVHSLKDLPTAPYPGLTIGAVPKRADARDVLVARNGATVETLPEGAKVGTGSPRRVAQLKADRPDLDVVDIRGNIDTRLARVEDDLDAVVLAAAGLGRIGRLDAATELLDLGFWPSAPGQGALAVEIRADEDDRNLLAALRKIEHAPTRLTVTAEREVLAKLEAGCSAPIGATAVVDAEMLLVSATVYRPDGSEYRTASHAAVLDGSAQDRLDEALAVADRVAAELLENGAAELADLSSSAGSDSAEHDAEHTVGPGLDTPGTEGPSDTSATATE; from the coding sequence GTGACCGACGGGCCGACTCCGATCCGCCTCGGCACCCGAGCCAGCCGCCTGGCGGTCGCCCAGTCGCAGGACATCGCCGACCGACTGGCGAAGGCGTCCGGCCGACCGGTCGAACTCGTCACGGTGACGAGCGAGGGCGACACGAACCGGGCCTCCCTGGCGTCCCTCGGCGGGACCGGCGTGTTCGCGTCGGCCCTGCGCGAGGCGCTCGTGGCGAACGAGGTCGACGTCCTCGTGCACTCGCTCAAGGACCTGCCGACCGCGCCGTACCCGGGCCTGACCATCGGCGCGGTGCCGAAGCGTGCTGACGCCCGTGACGTCCTCGTCGCGCGGAACGGCGCGACGGTCGAGACCCTGCCCGAAGGAGCCAAGGTCGGCACCGGATCACCCCGCCGCGTGGCACAGCTCAAGGCGGACCGGCCCGACCTCGACGTCGTGGACATCCGCGGCAACATCGACACCCGGCTCGCCCGTGTCGAGGACGACCTCGACGCCGTCGTGCTCGCCGCGGCCGGACTCGGACGGATCGGCCGGCTCGACGCCGCGACCGAGCTGCTCGACCTGGGCTTCTGGCCGAGCGCTCCCGGTCAGGGGGCCCTCGCCGTCGAGATCCGTGCCGACGAGGACGACCGGAACCTGCTCGCCGCGCTGCGGAAGATCGAGCACGCCCCGACCCGTCTGACCGTCACCGCCGAGCGTGAGGTGCTCGCGAAGCTCGAGGCCGGCTGCTCCGCCCCGATCGGTGCCACCGCGGTCGTCGACGCCGAGATGCTCCTCGTCTCGGCGACGGTTTACCGTCCCGACGGCTCCGAGTACCGGACGGCGTCCCACGCGGCCGTGCTCGACGGATCCGCGCAGGACCGCCTCGACGAGGCCCTGGCCGTCGCCGACCGGGTCGCCGCCGAGCTCCTCGAGAACGGCGCCGCCGAGCTGGCCGACCTGTCGAGCTCCGCCGGGTCCGACTCGGCCGAGCACGACGCCGAGCACACCGTCGGCCCCGGCCTCGACACCCCCGGCACCGAGGGACCGTCCGACACGTCCGCCACCGCGACCGAGTAG
- a CDS encoding uroporphyrinogen-III synthase → MVVVPRGGAWGARVAAAARARGLDPRIVPLVTDAPPLDAGPLDRMVARLAAGRPSPVPEFRNLEASGSDIVEPRRPARGESSHLDGTGDGRASDDWLVVTSATTVRVLAERMPGLPSGLRLAAVGEATARAARSVGWTVDLVPDDHSAAGLVRALPADARLVLHPRSDLAAPTLVDGLRARGIDVEDVVAYRTVRTGDEPIPTDPVPDVVLVTSGSVAREVARRLSPLDPRTRIACIGPGTADEARTAGLPVHVVAADRSAEALLDAVVETLPPHPDQEGHP, encoded by the coding sequence GTGGTCGTCGTCCCGCGCGGCGGCGCGTGGGGAGCACGGGTCGCCGCGGCGGCTCGGGCACGCGGGCTCGACCCGCGCATCGTCCCGCTCGTCACCGACGCGCCGCCGCTCGACGCCGGTCCCCTCGACCGGATGGTCGCGCGGCTCGCGGCCGGCCGCCCCTCCCCGGTTCCGGAATTCCGGAACCTCGAGGCGTCGGGTTCCGACATCGTGGAACCTCGACGACCCGCACGCGGCGAGTCGTCGCACCTCGACGGCACGGGTGACGGCCGAGCGAGCGACGACTGGCTCGTGGTGACCAGTGCGACCACCGTGCGGGTCCTCGCGGAACGCATGCCGGGCCTCCCGTCCGGGCTCCGCCTCGCCGCCGTCGGCGAGGCGACCGCCCGCGCTGCCCGCTCCGTCGGGTGGACCGTCGACCTCGTGCCGGACGACCACTCCGCAGCCGGACTCGTGCGGGCACTCCCGGCGGACGCCCGACTCGTCCTGCACCCGCGCTCGGACCTCGCCGCCCCGACGCTCGTCGACGGTCTGCGTGCCCGGGGCATCGACGTGGAGGACGTGGTCGCGTACCGTACCGTCAGGACCGGCGACGAGCCGATCCCGACCGACCCGGTACCGGACGTCGTGCTCGTGACGAGCGGCAGCGTCGCCCGCGAAGTCGCTCGTCGACTCTCCCCCCTCGACCCCCGCACCCGGATCGCCTGCATCGGCCCCGGCACTGCGGACGAGGCCCGCACCGCCGGACTGCCCGTGCACGTCGTCGCAGCCGACCGGTCCGCCGAAGCCCTCCTCGACGCCGTGGTCGAGACCCTCCCACCCCACCCCGATCAGGAAGGTCACCCGTGA
- the hemB gene encoding porphobilinogen synthase, with translation MTGRFPQVRPRRLRATPAMRRLVAETRLHPAELVLPMFIREGATDAIDITSMPGVQQHSLDSFRRALNEAASVGIGGVNLFGVPRHKDGQGSGATDPDGILNVAIRVAKEEVGDALVVQSDLCLDEFTDHGHCGVLAADGSVDNDATLLRYRDMAVAQAEAGAELVCLSGMMDGQIAAARDALDLAGHSGTALLAYAAKYASAFYGPFREAVASTLQGDRRTYQLDSGNGREGLREVEQDIAEGADIVMVKPAMSYLDVLARTADVSTVPVWAYQISGEYAMITAAAQNGWIDRDAAAMEALIGIKRAGADAILTYFAVDIARKLNDEAGLRTSGSSADVAGIAPTGKAPE, from the coding sequence GTGACTGGACGCTTCCCCCAGGTCCGCCCCCGCCGACTGCGCGCCACCCCCGCGATGCGTCGGCTCGTCGCCGAGACCCGGCTCCACCCCGCCGAGCTCGTGCTGCCGATGTTCATCCGCGAAGGCGCCACCGACGCGATCGACATCACGAGCATGCCCGGGGTCCAGCAGCACTCCCTCGACTCGTTCCGCCGCGCGCTGAACGAGGCCGCCTCGGTCGGGATCGGCGGGGTGAACCTGTTCGGCGTCCCGCGGCACAAGGACGGGCAGGGGTCCGGCGCCACCGATCCGGACGGCATCCTCAACGTCGCGATCAGGGTGGCGAAGGAGGAGGTCGGCGACGCCCTCGTCGTGCAGTCCGACCTGTGCCTCGACGAGTTCACCGACCACGGCCACTGCGGTGTCCTCGCCGCCGACGGGTCGGTCGACAACGACGCCACGCTGCTCCGATACCGGGACATGGCCGTCGCGCAGGCCGAGGCCGGCGCAGAACTCGTCTGCCTGAGCGGGATGATGGACGGCCAGATCGCCGCCGCCCGTGATGCCCTGGACCTGGCCGGGCACTCCGGCACGGCGCTCCTGGCGTACGCGGCGAAGTACGCGTCGGCGTTCTACGGGCCCTTCCGCGAGGCCGTCGCGAGCACGCTGCAGGGCGACCGCCGCACGTACCAGCTCGACTCCGGGAACGGGCGTGAAGGCCTCCGCGAGGTCGAGCAGGACATCGCCGAGGGCGCCGACATCGTCATGGTCAAGCCCGCAATGAGCTACCTCGACGTGCTCGCCCGCACCGCCGACGTGTCGACCGTGCCCGTCTGGGCGTACCAGATCTCCGGCGAGTACGCGATGATCACCGCCGCCGCCCAGAACGGCTGGATCGACCGGGACGCCGCCGCCATGGAGGCCCTCATCGGCATCAAGCGCGCCGGTGCCGACGCGATCCTCACCTACTTCGCGGTCGACATCGCCCGCAAGCTCAACGACGAAGCGGGACTGCGCACCTCGGGCAGCTCCGCGGACGTCGCCGGCATCGCCCCGACCGGGAAGGCCCCCGAATGA